From a region of the Streptomyces sp. B21-083 genome:
- a CDS encoding ABC transporter substrate-binding protein: MNRRTIPVLLTAGLLLSACTGVGGTSKGADAKAPDDPSKVSGTIKVLTVRTDLVQDGTLKKYAADFRKIYPKVKVEFEGLTNYEAEVKIRMNTKNYGDVLLIPAVIKKGDYPKFFASLGTQAERAKKYRFTGTTTVDGKVYGQSPVGVAPGFLYNKKVWQEAGITDWPTTPAEFLTALKAIKSKTDADPYYTNFAAQWPLTSWTYVNGSVSCDTGATTKLVESDPWAKGADLRVGDTLLYDIVHEGLAEKDPTTTNWEASKPRLAKGQIATQWLGTWAIVQFQDAAKKAGVDPADIGFMPFPTQVDGKFCAVIGPDYNQAVNVHSEHKAAARAWIDWFTDKSGYAKDNLSISPLKDASLPEVLQPYEEAGVKFIEVDDTEGARLKLIDSESEVGIYAPDYRQDLVDLARGARKGSLDDFLGDLGKRWTDAQQSVGTR, encoded by the coding sequence ATGAACCGCCGCACGATTCCCGTACTCCTCACCGCCGGTCTGCTGCTCTCCGCGTGCACCGGAGTCGGAGGAACCTCAAAAGGTGCCGACGCGAAGGCGCCTGACGATCCGTCGAAAGTGAGCGGAACCATCAAGGTCCTCACCGTGCGGACCGACCTCGTGCAGGACGGCACGTTGAAGAAGTACGCCGCCGACTTCCGGAAGATCTACCCGAAGGTCAAGGTCGAGTTCGAGGGGCTCACCAACTACGAGGCCGAAGTCAAGATCCGCATGAACACGAAGAACTACGGCGATGTCCTGCTGATCCCCGCGGTGATCAAGAAGGGCGACTACCCGAAGTTCTTCGCCTCGCTCGGCACCCAGGCGGAGCGCGCCAAGAAGTACCGCTTCACCGGCACCACCACTGTCGACGGCAAGGTCTACGGCCAGAGCCCGGTCGGGGTGGCCCCCGGATTCCTCTACAACAAGAAGGTGTGGCAGGAGGCCGGGATCACCGACTGGCCCACCACCCCCGCCGAGTTCCTCACCGCCCTGAAGGCGATCAAGTCCAAGACGGACGCGGACCCGTACTACACCAACTTCGCCGCCCAATGGCCCCTCACCTCATGGACGTACGTCAACGGCTCGGTCAGCTGCGACACCGGGGCGACGACGAAACTGGTCGAGAGCGACCCGTGGGCCAAGGGCGCGGACCTGCGCGTCGGCGACACCCTGCTGTACGACATCGTCCACGAAGGTCTCGCCGAGAAGGACCCGACGACCACCAACTGGGAGGCATCCAAGCCCCGGTTGGCGAAGGGACAGATCGCCACCCAGTGGCTCGGCACCTGGGCGATCGTCCAGTTCCAGGACGCTGCCAAGAAGGCCGGAGTCGACCCCGCCGACATCGGGTTCATGCCCTTCCCGACCCAGGTGGACGGAAAGTTCTGTGCGGTGATCGGCCCCGACTACAACCAGGCCGTCAACGTCCACAGCGAGCACAAGGCGGCGGCCCGCGCCTGGATCGACTGGTTCACCGACAAGTCCGGTTACGCCAAGGACAACCTCTCCATCTCCCCGCTGAAGGACGCCTCGCTGCCCGAGGTACTTCAGCCGTACGAGGAAGCGGGGGTGAAGTTCATCGAGGTCGACGACACCGAAGGAGCGCGGCTCAAGCTCATCGACTCCGAGTCGGAGGTCGGCATCTACGCCCCCGACTACCGTCAGGATCTCGTCGACCTGGCCCGCGGCGCCCGCAAGGGCAGCCTCGACGACTTCCTCGGGGACCTCGGCAAGCGCTGGACCGACGCCCAGCAGTCCGTGGGGACGCGGTGA